In Amycolatopsis coloradensis, one genomic interval encodes:
- a CDS encoding FAD-dependent oxidoreductase produces MERTQCCVVGGGPAGMVLGLLLARAGVEVTVLEKHKDFFRDFRGDTVHPPTLMLLDELGLGERFAELPSRRLEKMRMLIGDATIVAADFSRVPGPHKYIAMVPQWDFLNLLAEAAAEEPTFTLRMGAEVLGLRDGGGVRYRDSDGEERELAVPLVVGCDGRDSLIRAEAGLVPKEYEVPMDVWWVRVPKLEDTGKDAQVFGRFEGGLAGVTMDRGDYFQTSYLIRKGQDAAHRAEGIEKFRERIGGLFGWNDEQLSEIRGWDDVKLLKVRMSKLPHWYSGRVLCIGDAAHAMSPVGGMGVNIAVQDAVAAARILAAPLLRGTLTARDLARVQRRRSVAVSLAQKQQLEEHKMLIEPALDGTLNERTVPLPLRISDRFPQLTALAAFMGGIGPLREKTPVFARR; encoded by the coding sequence ATGGAACGTACACAGTGCTGTGTGGTGGGGGGCGGTCCGGCGGGGATGGTGCTCGGGCTCCTGTTGGCGCGAGCCGGGGTCGAGGTCACCGTTCTCGAAAAGCACAAGGATTTCTTCCGCGATTTCCGCGGTGACACGGTGCATCCGCCGACGCTGATGCTGCTCGACGAACTCGGGCTCGGCGAGCGCTTCGCGGAATTGCCGTCGCGGCGGCTGGAGAAGATGCGGATGCTGATCGGCGACGCGACCATCGTCGCCGCCGACTTCAGCCGCGTTCCGGGGCCGCACAAATACATCGCGATGGTCCCGCAATGGGATTTCCTGAACCTGCTCGCCGAAGCCGCGGCCGAGGAACCCACGTTCACCCTGCGCATGGGGGCCGAGGTGCTCGGCCTGCGCGACGGTGGCGGCGTGCGTTATCGCGATTCCGACGGCGAGGAGCGGGAACTGGCCGTGCCGCTCGTGGTCGGCTGTGACGGCCGGGACTCGCTGATCCGCGCCGAGGCGGGACTCGTGCCGAAGGAGTACGAGGTGCCGATGGACGTCTGGTGGGTCCGGGTGCCGAAACTCGAAGACACCGGCAAGGATGCGCAGGTGTTCGGCCGGTTCGAGGGCGGGCTCGCCGGCGTGACGATGGACCGCGGCGACTACTTCCAGACCTCGTACCTGATCAGGAAGGGGCAGGACGCCGCGCACCGAGCCGAAGGGATCGAGAAGTTCCGGGAGCGGATCGGCGGCCTGTTCGGCTGGAACGACGAGCAGTTGAGCGAGATCCGCGGCTGGGACGACGTCAAACTGCTGAAGGTGCGGATGTCCAAGCTCCCGCACTGGTACTCCGGCCGGGTGCTCTGCATCGGCGACGCCGCGCACGCGATGTCGCCGGTCGGCGGCATGGGCGTCAACATCGCGGTGCAGGACGCGGTCGCGGCCGCGCGGATCCTCGCCGCCCCGCTGCTGCGCGGAACGCTGACCGCACGGGATCTCGCCCGCGTGCAGCGCAGGCGATCGGTGGCCGTTTCGCTCGCCCAGAAGCAGCAGCTGGAGGAGCACAAAATGCTCATCGAGCCCGCTCTCGACGGGACCCTGAACGAGCGGACCGTGCCGCTCCCGCTCCGGATTTCGGACCGGTTTCCGCAGCTGACCGCTCTCGCCGCCTTCATGGGTGGCATCGGCCCCCTGCGCGAGAAAACCCCGGTCTTCGCGCGCCGCTGA
- a CDS encoding aldo/keto reductase gives MRYRTLGRTGVQVSTLALGAMNFGAIGRTTQDEATAIVDAALAGGINLIDTADMYSAGQSEEMVGKAIAGRREDIVLATKASMPMGDERNHQGASRRWLVTELDNSLRRLGVDHVDLYQVHRWDPKTSDEETLSALTDLRQAGKIRYFGSSTFPAYRIVQAQWAASELRLGRYVTEQPSYSILQRGIETQVLPVTEEYGMGVLAWSPLASGWLSGAVREGREISTNRSAVLPQRFDLARPANQARLEAVERLVKVADQAGLSLIQLALGFVVAHPGVTSAIIGPRTLDHLESQLAAADTVLSADVLDAIDEIVAPGTDLAPEEKHDTPPALLDASLRRR, from the coding sequence ATGCGGTACCGCACCTTGGGCAGGACCGGCGTGCAGGTCAGCACCCTCGCGCTCGGCGCGATGAACTTCGGCGCGATCGGGCGCACCACCCAGGACGAGGCCACCGCCATCGTCGACGCCGCGCTGGCCGGCGGGATCAACCTCATCGACACCGCGGACATGTACAGCGCCGGCCAGTCGGAGGAAATGGTCGGGAAGGCCATCGCGGGCCGCCGCGAGGACATCGTGCTGGCCACGAAGGCGAGCATGCCGATGGGCGACGAGCGCAACCACCAGGGCGCTTCACGTCGCTGGCTGGTCACCGAACTGGACAACAGCCTGCGCCGCCTCGGGGTCGACCACGTCGACCTCTACCAGGTCCACCGCTGGGACCCGAAGACCAGCGACGAAGAAACCCTTTCCGCGCTGACGGATCTGCGACAGGCGGGGAAGATCCGGTACTTCGGTTCGTCGACGTTCCCCGCGTATCGCATCGTGCAGGCCCAGTGGGCCGCCAGCGAACTCCGCCTTGGCCGCTACGTCACCGAGCAGCCCAGCTACTCGATCCTCCAGCGCGGGATCGAAACGCAGGTCCTGCCCGTGACCGAGGAATACGGGATGGGCGTGCTCGCGTGGAGCCCCCTGGCGTCCGGCTGGCTGTCCGGCGCGGTCCGGGAAGGCCGGGAGATCAGCACGAACCGATCGGCCGTCCTGCCCCAGCGTTTCGACCTGGCCCGGCCCGCCAACCAGGCTCGGCTGGAAGCCGTCGAACGGCTGGTCAAGGTCGCCGACCAGGCCGGGCTGAGCCTGATCCAGCTCGCGCTCGGCTTCGTCGTCGCGCATCCGGGGGTGACGAGCGCGATCATCGGCCCCCGCACGCTGGACCACCTCGAGTCGCAACTCGCCGCCGCGGACACCGTGCTTTCCGCCGACGTCCTCGACGCGATCGACGAGATCGTCGCCCCGGGCACCGACCTCGCCCCGGAGGAGAAGCACGACACCCCGCCCGCCCTGCTCGACGCGTCACTGCGGCGCCGCTGA
- a CDS encoding TetR/AcrR family transcriptional regulator — protein MSEEGTKSKRADARRNEKTLLDAAAAVFVTSGVEAPVRDIAAKAGVGMGTIYRHFPTRADLIVAVYRHQVDACAEAGPELLASSDSPYEALRRWIDLFVDFLVTKHGLAAVLQSDNAGFETLHAYFLDTLLPVCARLLDAAAEAGEIRSDLEALEVMRGVGNLCIGAESDPRYNARKMVGVLIAGLRT, from the coding sequence ATGAGTGAAGAGGGCACCAAGTCCAAACGCGCGGACGCCCGCCGCAACGAGAAGACCTTGCTCGACGCCGCCGCCGCGGTCTTCGTCACCTCGGGCGTCGAGGCACCGGTCCGCGACATCGCGGCCAAGGCGGGCGTCGGGATGGGCACGATCTACCGGCACTTCCCGACCAGGGCCGACCTCATCGTCGCCGTCTACCGGCATCAGGTCGACGCGTGCGCCGAAGCCGGTCCGGAGCTGCTGGCGTCGAGCGATTCCCCCTATGAGGCCTTGCGGCGCTGGATCGACCTCTTCGTCGATTTCCTGGTCACCAAACACGGTCTGGCGGCGGTGCTGCAGTCCGACAACGCCGGATTCGAGACGCTGCACGCCTACTTCCTCGACACCCTCCTGCCGGTGTGCGCCCGGTTGCTCGACGCGGCGGCGGAGGCGGGGGAGATCCGCTCGGATCTGGAGGCGCTCGAAGTCATGCGCGGCGTCGGGAACCTCTGTATCGGCGCCGAAAGCGATCCGCGCTACAACGCGCGCAAGATGGTCGGCGTCCTCATCGCGGGCCTCAGGACCTAG
- a CDS encoding nucleotidyltransferase family protein: protein MAEVAGLLLAAGAGRRFGGPKALAVLDGEPFVVRTLRVLADAGCAPVRVVLGASAAEVRALLPAPEAAVVAEDWESGMGASLRAGLRALAGTDAEATVVHLVDLPGVGAEVVRRVAAGADEVTVARAAYEGVPGHPVVLGRRWWPEILAGASGDKGARDWLKGRQDLRLVECGDLGTGHDVDRREDLPG from the coding sequence ATGGCTGAGGTCGCCGGGCTGCTGCTCGCGGCCGGAGCGGGGCGCCGGTTCGGCGGGCCGAAGGCACTGGCCGTCCTCGATGGGGAGCCGTTCGTCGTCCGGACTCTGCGGGTACTCGCCGACGCGGGCTGCGCGCCGGTCCGGGTGGTGCTGGGTGCCTCGGCCGCGGAAGTCCGCGCGCTCCTGCCCGCCCCCGAGGCCGCCGTCGTGGCCGAAGACTGGGAGTCCGGCATGGGCGCGTCCTTGCGCGCGGGCCTGAGGGCGCTCGCCGGAACCGATGCCGAAGCCACCGTCGTGCATCTCGTGGATCTGCCCGGCGTCGGTGCCGAAGTGGTCCGCCGGGTCGCCGCCGGGGCCGACGAAGTCACCGTCGCGCGCGCCGCGTACGAAGGTGTTCCCGGCCATCCCGTCGTACTCGGCCGCCGATGGTGGCCGGAGATCTTGGCGGGCGCGTCCGGGGACAAGGGCGCCCGCGACTGGCTCAAGGGACGCCAGGACCTGCGGCTCGTCGAATGCGGCGATCTCGGCACCGGGCACGACGTGGACCGCCGCGAGGATCTTCCGGGCTGA
- a CDS encoding MoxR family ATPase, translated as MTVESPEKLAEALETVGYLADDGIATAGFLAVALGRPLFCEGEPGTGKTSLALGLAEALGIPLIRLQCHEGIDAAQALYEWDFPRQLLHLRALEAAGDGGLDVEAAEQSLYTERFLLSRPLLKALQTAPCVLLVDEIDRADDEFEAFLLQLLDENAVTIPEFGEVRAEHPPLVVLTSNRTREVHDALKRRCLYHWLEHPDLGREIEILRRKIPNLGEALAAQVATAVHRLRAMELLKPPGVAESLDWAQALLALGMSELDAATAARTLGSVLKYSEDLDRVRAKLDKLLA; from the coding sequence GTGACCGTCGAATCGCCCGAGAAACTGGCCGAAGCCCTCGAAACGGTCGGCTATCTCGCCGACGACGGCATCGCCACGGCAGGGTTCCTCGCCGTGGCGCTCGGCCGCCCGCTGTTCTGCGAGGGCGAACCGGGCACCGGCAAGACTTCGCTCGCGCTGGGACTGGCCGAAGCGCTCGGCATACCGCTCATCCGGCTCCAGTGTCACGAAGGGATCGACGCGGCGCAGGCACTGTACGAATGGGACTTCCCCCGCCAGTTGCTGCATTTGCGCGCGCTGGAAGCCGCGGGTGACGGCGGCCTCGACGTCGAGGCCGCCGAACAGTCCCTCTACACCGAACGCTTCCTGCTCTCCCGGCCGCTGCTGAAGGCGTTGCAGACCGCTCCGTGTGTCCTGCTGGTCGACGAGATCGACCGGGCCGACGACGAGTTCGAGGCCTTCCTGCTGCAACTCCTCGACGAGAACGCGGTGACGATCCCCGAGTTCGGCGAGGTGCGCGCCGAGCATCCGCCGCTCGTGGTGCTCACCTCCAACCGGACGCGGGAGGTGCACGACGCGCTGAAGCGCCGCTGTCTCTATCACTGGCTCGAACATCCGGACCTCGGCCGCGAGATCGAGATCCTGCGCCGCAAGATCCCGAACCTGGGCGAGGCGCTCGCGGCACAGGTCGCGACGGCGGTGCACCGGCTTCGCGCGATGGAGTTGCTGAAACCGCCCGGGGTGGCGGAATCCCTCGATTGGGCTCAGGCGCTCCTCGCGCTCGGGATGTCCGAATTGGACGCCGCGACCGCCGCCCGGACCCTCGGCTCGGTCCTCAAGTACAGCGAAGACCTGGACAGGGTCCGGGCCAAGCTGGACAAACTGCTCGCCTGA